AAAAAATCGGAGGACCGATCATAGGAGAAAGACTCTAATTCTCCGACCTTTCTATTTCAATAGCCCGCTTCGCGGGCTTCAAAGTCCAGCCCAAATCCTTAAGAAACTCTCCGGTCAGCATCTTTCAATTCTGAAGAAGCAAATTCTCTCGGAAGTTCTCGATTCGCTTTATCTAATATCGGAGAATGTAATCTTTTAGAAGCATATTCCAAACAAGCTTCGATATCCAAAACCTTAATGTTCGGATATTCGTTCAAGATTTCACGGTATCCGAATCCTAAAAAAATCATATCTAATATTTCTAAAACTCGGATCGAGGTTCCCCGGATGACTGGCTTACCTCCGCAGATGGAAGGATGAGAGATAATACGGTCTAGTTTTTTTGTATCGGTTTCCATTCTAATTATACAACAAAGCCCCAAACCAAATTTTGAATCTTAAATTCTACTGTCTGAAATTTTTCCTTGGAAAGAAATAATCCCTAAGATTTAGGGAATGGGCAATATTCAAAAAAATT
The sequence above is a segment of the Leptospira hartskeerlii genome. Coding sequences within it:
- a CDS encoding DUF433 domain-containing protein, which codes for METDTKKLDRIISHPSICGGKPVIRGTSIRVLEILDMIFLGFGYREILNEYPNIKVLDIEACLEYASKRLHSPILDKANRELPREFASSELKDADRRVS